Proteins encoded by one window of Rutidosis leptorrhynchoides isolate AG116_Rl617_1_P2 chromosome 7, CSIRO_AGI_Rlap_v1, whole genome shotgun sequence:
- the LOC139859056 gene encoding uncharacterized protein — protein sequence MPPKLDSLTKYAIDAAISDFGTVALDLLDMIDLEEEEEEIVEPIPRAPRRFLLRDREETGMRLWNDYFSDNPIFSGIIFADFHQRRDATGLLGFNIFQKCTSAIKQLAHGTAPDAFDEYLRMGQQTSYDCLNNYCKSVFHLYANEYFRKLTPQDAQRLVTAHAEIHGYPGMLGSLDCMHWACKNYPYRYKGHYKRGDHGYPTIMLEAVASYDLWIWHAYFGPAGSNNDINVLNQSDLFNDLLQDNAPACNFSVSGCNFKKGYYLTSGIYPEWATLVKSFKCPPTPECA from the exons ATGCCTCCAAAATTGGATAGTCTCACAAAATATGCAATAGATGCTGCGATTTCAGATTTTGGTACTGTCGCACTCGATCTGCTTGATATGATAGatctagaagaagaagaagaagaaatcgtCGAACCGATCCCAAGAGCGCCTAGAAGATTTTTATTAAGAGATCGAGAGGAAACCGGTATGcgtttatggaatgattatttttcaGATAATCCCATTTTTTCGGGGATTATTTTCGCAGAC TTTCATCAAAGGCGGGATGCTACCGGGTTGCTTGGTTTCAATATTTTTCAAAAATGCACATCCGCGATAAAACAATTAGCGCACGGTACTGCACCTGATGCTTTTGATGAGTACTTACGTATGGGTCAACAAACGTCATACGATTGTTTGAATAATTATTGTAAAAGTGTATTTCATTTGTACGCTAATGAATATTTTAGAAAACTGACTCCACAAGATGCACAACGTCTTGTAACCGCGCATGCTGAAATACACGGTTATCCGGGCATGTTGGGTAGTCTAGATTGCATGCATTGGGCATGTAAAAACTACCCATATAGATACAAAGGTCATTATAAAAGAGGCGATCATGGATACCCAACAATCATGTTAGAAGCGGTTGCATCGTATGACTTATGGATTTGGCACGCTTATTTTGGACCCGCCGGTTCAAACAACGACATCAATGTGCTTAATCAATCTGATTTATTTAACGACCTACTTCAAGATAATGCACCTGCGTGTAATTTTTCGGTTAGTGGGTGTAATTTCAAAAAAGGTTATTATTTAACCAGTGGGATATATCCTGAATGGGCAACTTTGGTTAAGTCTTTCAAATGTCCACCTACCCCTGAATGTGCATAA